The Vreelandella piezotolerans genomic interval ATGCAGCCGCCCGCGCCAGCACGTCGCTGAATCGTTCGGCTATCTGGCGATCCATGTTGTCGTCTTTTTTAAACCACTGTGCGGGCGTCAGTTCCTGAAACCAGAAGGCCAATACAGCCTGAGCGTCTACAGTCATGTCCCTGTCTCCAACGCTGAACGTAAAGAAAAGCGCCGCCACCTAGCGGTAGCGGCGCAGGTAGGCAGCTATTAGCTTAGCCCGTGTTACGCAGGCCAGCCGCAATGCCAGCCATGGTGACCATCAGTGCGCGGGAGAGATCTGGGCTAATCGCCCCATCGGCATCGCGGTTACGCTGCAAAAGCTCCGCTTGGAGGCCATGCAGCGGGTCGATGTAGGGGTTGCGTACATCGATCGCTTGACGGATCAGCGGCGTGTTCTCCAACAGTTTTTCCTGCTGCAGAATATCCAGCACGACATCTTCCAGACGTTCGAAGCGTTCGCGGAGTTTCTTGCCCAGCGCTTTCAGCGAGGGCTCGTCCACCAAGCGGTGCTCGTAGTAAGCGGCAATGGCGACATCAGCCTTGGCCAGCAGCATTTCCAACATGTCGAGATAAGTGCCGAAGAACGGCCATTGGGTGCGCATTTCTTGCAACACTTCGCGGCCGCCGGGCTGCTCCACGCGTCGGGAAAAAGCCTCACCGCTGCCCAACCAAGCGGGTAACATTAGGCGGATCTGTGTCCAGGCGAAAATCCATGGGATGGCACGCAGCGTTTCCACCCCGCCGTCCTGGCGACGCTTGGTAGGTCGCGAACCAAGCGGCAGCCTGCCCAGCGCACCCTCCGGCGTCACCGCACGGAAATAGGGCACGAAATCAGGATCTTCGCGAACCACGCCAACGTAAGCAGCATGAGCAACACTGGCCAGCTGATCCATCTCTTCGCGCCAGTGCGGCTCGGGTGCCGGAGGTGGCAGCAGAGTGGCTTCCAGCACTGCACAGGCATAAATTTCCATGGAGCGCAGGGCGATATCCGGCTGGCCGAACTTAAAGCGAATCATCTCGCCCTGCTCGGTCACGCGCAGGCTGCCGTTCACGGAGCCCGGCGGCTGGGAGAGAATCGCCGCATGGGCCGGGCCGCCCCCGCGGCCCACGGTGCCGCCGCGGCCGTGGAACAGCGTCAGATCAACACCGTGCTTGTCGCACACGTTGACCAGCGCTTCCTGGGCACGGTATTGCGCCCAGGCAGCGGCCAATTGCCCCGCATCTTTGGCGGAGTCCGAGTAGCCGATCATCACCTCTTGGCGGTCTTTAGCCAACGCGCGATAGCCCGGCAATGCCAGTAGTTTGTCGATCACATCGCCCGCGTGGTCCAGGTCGTTCAAGGTTTCGAACAGCGGTGCAATGGGCAACGAGACTTGTCCCCCTACTTCCTTCATCAGCAGCGCCACGGTGAGCACATCGGATGGTTCGGCGGCCATCGAGATAATGTAGGTGCCGAGCGCTTCTGCATGCTCCTGGGCGATCACCTTGAAGGTGTCAATGACCTCACGGGACTCCGCCGAACACTCCCAGCGACGCGGGATCAGCGGACGACGGGAGTCAAGCTCCGCTAGTAAAAACTCCTGGCGCTGGGTTTCGCTCCACTCCTGATAATGACCTAGCCCCAGGGAACTGGTGAGTTCTTCCATCACTTGGGCGTGGCGGCTGGCTTCCTGACGAAGGTCAAGCTTGGTCAGCGTTACACCGAACACGGCCACGCGGCGCAGTGTATCCAACAGCGCGCCGTTGGCGATGGTATCCAGCCCCACGTCGCAGAGCGAGCGATAGCAGGCCAGCAGCGGCGCATAAATCTGGTCGCGGGTCTCGATGATCGGCCCGCCGTCATAGTTACGGCCATCGAGCTGCGCTTTCGCCCAGTCGCGGGTGGCCTCCATTTTGGTGAGCAGCCGTTTCAAAAGCTCGCGGTAAGGCTCCGCCACGTCGCCCACTTCGGCTTTGAGGGCGCTGTTGGCTTTCCACATGGAGAGCTCGGTCTTGAGCTGTTCCAAATCACGCAAGTAGAGGTCCGCCGCCATCCAGCGGCCTAGCAGCAGCACTTCCTGGGTCACTTTGGCGGTGACATTCGGATTGCCGTCACGGTCGCCGCCCATCCAGGAAGCGTAGCGGATCGGCGCGGCATCCAGCGGCAGGCGTTCGCCTGCGGTGTCCAGCAGCAGGTTATCCAGGTCGCGATGAAAATCCGGTACGGCCTGCCACAGTGAGTTCTCGATGACGGCAAAGCCCCACTTCGCTTCGTCTACCGGCGTGGGGCGTTCGTGGCGAATCTCGTCGGTATGCCACGCCTGGCTGATCAGCTCTTCCAAGCGGCCTTGGGCGCGGGCACCGCGCTCGGGGTAATCCTCGGAGCTTTCGATCGCAGTCAAGCACTCATCGATCGCATCGTATTTTTGGATCAGCGTACGACGGATGACCTCGGTGGGGTGCGCGGTCAGTACGAGCTCGACACGCATATTAGCCAGGGTTTCCACCAGCTTGCGGGGCGAGTTACCGGCCTGCTGAGCGCGCCCCAAGAGCTCCCCTAGCGCGGGCTGCGAACCGGGTTTGTAATCCTCCACCCGACGGAACCGTGCCCGGTAGTGCTGCTCGGCGATATTGGCCAAATTCAAGAACTGGTTGAATGCGCGGGTCACCGGGAGCAGGTCCCGCTCGGGTAGCTGACGCAAATACTCGATGAGCTGGCGCTGTTGAAGCGAGTCGCCCTGGCGACCGCGCTTGGCGTGGGCACGAATGGTTTCAATCTTATCGACAAACGACTGGCCTAAGTCATCGGCGATGGTACGCCCAAGACTGTCCCCCAGAATACGCACGTTATCGCGCAGTGATTCGTGTAGATCATGACTCATTGGCGTGGCCTCCTTGCGGGGTCGCGTTGATAGGTTGTGACATTAGTGTTGTTCTTGTGCTTTCGCGGCTTGCCAGTGACTTTCCATCTCATCCAGCGAGGCCTCGTTCAGAGGGCGCTCTGATTCAGCAAGCGCGCGCTCGACAAAGCGAAAGCGACGTTCGAATTTTGCATTGGTACGGCGCAAGCACTGTTCGGGATCGGTACCCAACGTGCGCGCCAAATTGGTGACGGCAAACAGCAGGTCGCCGACCTCTTCCTGGGCGTGCTGTCGATCCCCCGCCGCCAGCGCCTCTTCGACTTCCTCCAGTTCCTCGCGAATTTTGGCCAGTACTCCCTCGGCATTCGGCCAATCAAAGCCTACGCGGGCGGCCCGCTTCGAGAGCTTGGCGGCGCGGCTTAACGCAGGCAGCGTTCGGGGCACATCGTCCAGCACCGAAGGAGGTTGCGTAGCACGCTCGGCGCGTTCGTCGGCTTTGAGCGCTTCCCAGCGGCTATTCACCTGCTGGGTCTTTACTTCATCGGCACTCACGCCGGTCGGGCGGCGTGACGCCAGCGTGCCGTCTGGGAACACATGGGGATGACGGCGCAGCATCTTGGCGGTCAGCGTATCGACGATATCGTGAAAATCGAAGCGCTGCTCTTCTGCGCCAAATTGGGCGTAGTAGACCACTTGAAAAAGCAGGTCGCCGAGCTCGCCGGGCAGTTCGTCGAAGGCGCGACGCTCGATGGCGTCGGCCACTTCGTAAGCCTCTTCCAGCGTGTGGGGCACGATGCTGTCCCAATCCTGCTTGATGTCCCATGGACAGCCCTGCTCCCGATCGCGCAGCACGGCCATTAGGGTGAGCAAATCCTCCAGGGTATGACGCATCAGGCCCCTCCTTTACGGGCACTTTTCTCGGGATCGGCGTTACGCAAACGGCGCACTTCGGTGACATTGGGCAGTTGTTGGATACGTGAAAAGAGTCTGCCGAGCGACTCCAGCCCGTCCACTTCCAGGGTAATCCGCAGTCGGGCGATGCCCTCGTCGGTATCCGTGAGCGTGTTGACCGCTAGCACATTGACCTTTTCATTACCCAAGAGACCGGTCACATCGCGCAGCAGGCCGGAGCGGTCCCAGGCTTGAATCTCGATGGTCACCGGGTAGCGGGTGTGTGCCCGCTCGCCCCACTCCACTTCGATAATGCGCTGGGGCTCTTCCATGCGCAATTGGAGAATGTTGGGACAGTCCTGGCGGTGCACGGTGACGCCACGCCCCTGGGTAATGAAGCCGACGATCGGCTCGCCGGGCACAGGGCGGCAACAGTTGGCCATGCTGGTTTTCAGGTTGCCCACGCCCAGCACGGTGATGTCGCTTTGGGTCGCCTTGCTGGGCTGGCGGCGGGGTTTGGCTAGCAGGCGATCGAGCTGCTCTTGGTCGTCGGTTTCACCAAACAGTTGCTGCGCCTGATGCAGCACTTGACCGATACGTAGGTCGCCCGCGCCCAACGCCGCGTACATGTCGTCGGCATTTTGGTAGTTGACGGCTTTGACGAGCTTGGCCAGATCCAGCCCTTCCACATCCAGACGCCGCATTTCGCGCTCAAAGAGCGTGCGCCCTTCGTCCAAATTCTGGTCACGGGCCTGATGCTTGAACCACGCTTGAATCTTGGCACGCGCTCGCGACGTGCGTACATAGCCAAGACTGGGATTGAGCCAATCGCGGCTGGGGCCACCTTTGGTGGCGGTCAAAATCTCGATCTGCTGGCCCGTCTTGAGTTTGTAGGTCAGAGGCACGATACGCCCATTGACCTTGGCTCCCCGGCAAAGATGGCCAATCTCGGTGTGAACCCGATAAGCAAAGTCGATGGGTGTCGCGATGCGCGGTAGGTCGATGACGTGCCCATCTGGCGTGAACACGTAAATGCGGTCTGGGGCAACATCGCTGGAGAGTCCTTCGCGCAGGTCGCCAAATCCGCCCACTTCGTCCTGCCACTCCAATACTTGGCGCAGCCAAGCGATCTTATCCTCGTAACTGCGACTTTTAGCGTTGGTGTCGTGGCCTTTATAGCGCCAGTGGGCACACACGCCCAGCTCGGCTTCATCGTGCATGGAGAAGGTGCGAATCTGTATTTCCAGCACCTTGTTATCCGGCCCCATGACGGCCGTATGCAGCGATTGATAGCCGTTTTTCTTGGGGTTGGCGATATAGTCGTCGAACTCGTTGGGCACATGGTGCCAGCGAGAGTGGACGATACCCAGTACGGTGTAGCAGTCGGTGACTTCAGGCACCAAAATACGCACGGCGCGTACGTCGTGTACCTGGGAAAAATCGATCCGCTTGCGCTTCATTTTGCGCCAAATGGAGTAGATATGCTTAGCTCGCCCGCTCACGTCGTAGCGGTGAATATGCTGAGCCTCCATCAAGCCTTTAAGGGTTTCCACCACGTCGTGAATGTATCGGTCGCGATCCAAGCGCTTTTCCGCCAAGAGTTTGGCGATGGCCTTGTAATCCTCTTCATGTAGATAACGGAACGACAGGTCTTCAAGCTCCCACTTGATCTGACCAATGCCCAGTCGGTGAGCCAGCGGCGCATAGATATCGGCCACTTCCCGCGCAACTTGCAGGCATTTATCACGGGGCGCATCTTTGACTTGACGTAGCGCACAGGTACGCTCGGCAATTTTGATCAGCGCAACGCGTACGTCACCGACCATGTTCACCAGCATTTTGCGCAGGTTTTCCTGCTGGTTGTGCTGGCTCATGCCATGGTTAGGTGCCAATGGGTAGCTGATGGCGGCCATTTGCAGCACACCGTCGATCAGCTTGGCGACCTCCTCTCCAAAGCGCTTGCTGACACCTTCTAAACTCAACAGCCCTTCCCGCACGGCGCGGTAGAGAACGGCGGCTTCCAGCGTGGCCTGATCGAGTTTGAGATCGGCGAGGATATCCGCCATCTCGAGGCCCATACGGAAGCTAGAGCCCGGCGATAGCCACACGCGATGCGTACGCGGTGCTTCTCGCTCCAACTGCTCGGCCAGCTCACAGGCTTCCAATAAGCGTTCGGGTTCGCGTAGGCGCACATCTTCTTGAAGGCGCGTTAACCATTGTTGTATGTCCACCTTTCCGCTTTCTGTCAGCGGTTGGTCTTCACGCACTTTCACCATGACGTTCACTCATCCTTTCTGGGTGACGGCCTCCACACCGCCGCCACCAATGCTTGCTGCAAAGGGCAGACTAGCCCGCGTATTCAAACAGCATCAGCGTTTCCATGTGGGCAGTGTGCAGAAACATATCCGCGACGGCGACGTGCTCGACGCGATAACCTGCATGCACAAGGTGTGCCGCATCCCTGGCTAGCGTAGCCGGATCGCAGGAAACATAGGCAATTTTCGCTACTTTTCGACGCCCTAGCGCTTGGCATACGGCTTCAGCACCGCTGCGCGGCGGGTCGAGTACCACCGCATCGACCGGGTGTTCATCAAGCAGCGCCTTGACTGCCGTCGACTCATTGAGATCCGCCTGCTGGGCACTCACATCCAGTCGATTCAGCTCCGCATTGGCTTTCAAGCGCTCGACCATGGCGGCGCTTCCCTCTACGGCATGCACGCTGGCTCCTGCAGCGGCTATCGGCAGGCTGAAGTTCCCTATCCCGGCAAACAGGTCGAGCAGCCGCCCTCCTTGTCCAGGCGCCAACCATGCTATCACCTGCGCCACCATCTTTTGGTTGACTTCGGCATTTACTTGTAAAAAATCGCCGGGGGCAAACGTCAGCACCAGTTCGTCAGCGGTCTGTGAGTCAGTCACGCCCAATGCGCTCAATGAATAGCGCTCTTCTAGTGCAGGTGCCTCACCATACCAGTGCAGCGAGGGTGACTCCCGGCCCAGCCATATGCCAAAACGCACGTGGTGTTGATCTGCAAAGGATTGCCAGCGCCCCCTATCTTGAGGCTGCTCTTTAAGCTGTCGCACCAGCACTACCGTGGCCTTAGGGGTCGAGAGCAATTCGATATGGCCGATGGAGCGCGGTGCATCCAACTCGATAAGCAGCTGTTTTAACGGGTCTAGTAGCGCCTGTAGCGACGGCACCAACACATGGCAGTGTTCGATATCGACCAACCGATGGCTATTGGCTGCTCTAAATCCCAGGCGCACGTTACCCTGACCATCGACCTTGACGCCTAGACGAGCCCGTCGGCGATAGTGTTCGGACTGCCCGTTAATGGGCGTCACTGCCGATAGCCTCACGCCTTGACGGGCCATCAGTTCACTAACGACCTCACGCTTATGGGCACGCTGTGCATCGAGCGCTAGGTGCTGCAAATCACATCCGCCACAGTGGCCGAAATGCGCGCACGGCGGCTCTACACGCTGGGGAGAGCGGGTTACTAACGTTTTGACGTGCGCTTCGTCGAAGCGCTTGCGCGTGACATGTACCGCCACCTCGACCTGCTCTCCAGGCAGCGCCCGATCGACGAACACGGTTTTACCGTCCGGGTGATGGGCCACGCCACGCCCATCATGGGCCAAACGCTCGATCGACAGCGGCGCGCCGACATCGATGCCGATAGGCTGCTTGGTCGGCACGCCGTTGCTATAAGGTTGGCGGGCCAACCCAGAGTGGCCCGAGGCGGGCCGTGGTGGCCGCCGCTTACCCAACATAGCCATCTATACCTCCGGGGCGAACAGGCCCGTGGAGAGATAGCGATCGCCTCGGTCACACACAATGAACACGATGACCGCATTTTCGGTTTGCTCGGCAATACGCAGGGCGCCTGCCAAGCTGCCACCCGATGACACGCCCGCCAAAATGCCCTCTTCACGGGCCAAACGGCGCATGTGTGTCTCGGCTTCCTGCTGACTGATATCGAGTGTGATATCCACCCGCGGCGCTTCGAATATGGCGGGCAGATACTCCTGTGGCCAGCGGCGGATGCCTGGAATACTGGCCCCATCGGCGGGCTGTAAACCGACGATTTGAATCGCACTATTCTGCTCTTTCAGGTAGCGCGACACGCCCATGATCGTTCCGGTGGTTCCCATTGAACTCACGAAGTGGGTTACCTCTCCGCCCGTTTGCCGCCACACTTCCGGCCCGGTGGTACGGTAATGCGCCAGCGGGTTATCCGGGTTGGCAAACTGGTTCAGTGGTTTGCCTTCTCCCCGAGCGATCATGGCGTCAGCGATGTCCCGCGCTTCTTCCATACCGCCCTCTTTACTGGCCGTGATCAGCTTGGCGCCGTAAGCGGCCATGGCCTGCTTGCGCTCGGCGGAGGCGTTTTCCGGCATGACCAACGTCATGTTGTACCCTTTGATGGCCGCTGCCATAGCAAGTGCAATGCCGGTATTTCCAGAGGTCGCTTCGATGAGCGTATCTCCCGGCGAGATCTCACCGCGGGCTTCGGCTTCGCTGAGCATGGAAAGCGCCGGGCGGTCCTTGACCGAGCCGGCCGGGTTATTCCCCTCCAGCTTGGCCAATAGCGTGTTGTTCTTTCCAGCACTGATGCGCTTAAGGCGCACCAAGGGCGTATTGCCCACCACCTCTTCGAGCGTGGGATAATTCATCGGACACTCCTTATCGTAACCGTTATGCTGCATTATATCGGTGCTGCCTGTGAGTGGACAGGCAACCTTCCAGATTCGACGAGCTTCTTTCATGTCATTAAATACGCGCCTGCTGTTCGCTCTGCTTGGTTTCCCTCTGCTTGTCTATGCCGTCATGGCCGTTCTGCTGGTCCTGCAAAATGAACATACCGGTAGAAGCGTGCTCGAAGATCGGTTGACCAGCGCTGGAGAATTGTTAGCTCCCAGCCTTGGGGCTGCCATGGCCGATGGCGACTTGCCACGACTGGAAGCGTTGGCCCGTCAGTTGTTGGAGCACCGTGGTCTAAGAGCGGTGACACTGTTCGACGAGCAGGGCAACCGCTTGTTGGTACTGGGCCGTTCGATGCCGCCTCCGCCGCGCCTGAACGCGCCCGACGTGACCGTCATCGCCAAAGAGGAAGACACGTGGCGCCTACAGGTACCGATCACCAGTCAGGCGGTGGGTGGGACCAGCCTTGTTACCAACGGCTGGTTGGAAGCCGAGATGGATATCCGCGCACTAACGCTCGAGCGCTACCGTTTGATCGCCAGCTTGAGCCTCGGTGGCATGCTGCTCGGCCTGCTGCTATTCCTGGCGGCCTTTGCCATCAGCCGCTACGCCAGCCGACCTATCGAAGAGGCCAACCAAGCCTTATATCGCTTGTCCCGTGGCGATTACAGCCTCGTGATGTCCCACGCCAAGCCCACCGAATTCAAGCAGCTAGCCAAACACATCAATCGACTGGCCGAGCATTTCCAACAGGCTCAACGAGATATGCAGAGTCAAATCGAGCAGGCGACCAGCGAGCTGCAAGAGTCGATGGAAACCATCGAAGAGCAGAACATCAAGCTAGACCTCGCCCACCGCAGCGCACTTCGGGCCAACGCGGTCAAATCCGAATTTCTAGCCAATATGAGTCATGAAATCCGCACGCCGCTCAATGGCATCGTGGGTTTCTGCCGCCTACTCGGGCGCTCTTCGCTGGATAGCCGTCAAAAAGAGTGGCTAGAACACGTTCGTCGCGCCTGCGACAACCTGCTCATGCTGGTGAACGATGTCTTGGACTTCTCCAAACTGGAAGCCGACCGGCTTACGCTGGAAGAGGTGGACGTCGATATCGTTGCTTTAGTGGATGAGATCATAGGCCTACATGCCCCCGAAGCGCAGCGCAAGCAGCTCCATTTGGTCGCCATGGTGTACGACGACGTGCCCACGCCGCTTTGTGGCGATCCGCTGCGCATTCATCAGGTGCTCAACAACTTGCTAGGCAATGCGATCAAGTTCACCACCGAGGGGGAGGTGATCGTTCGCGTGATGCTAGAGAACCAAGAGGGGCAGCATGTCGTGCTGCACATTAGCGTCAGCGATACGGGCATCGGGCTGAGCGAAGAGCATCAGCAGCAGCTCTTTAGTGCCTTCTCCCAGGCAGAGCCCAGCCATTCGCGTCAATTTGGCGGCACCGGTCTTGGGCTGACCATCTGCCGCCAACTCATTCAACGAATGGGCGGTGAAATCACCGTCGATAGTGAACTCGGCAAAGGCTCGACGTTCTCTTTCACTCTGCCGCTGTTGGCGCATCTTGCCGATGAACGCCCTCCAGAATTGACCCTGGATGGCCCGATCATTCGACTTCACGAGCCGCACCTTCCTACCCGCAACGTGCTCGAGCACCTGTTAGAGCGCTGGGGAGCGCGTCCTGTCTCGTTCATCGATGCAGGCAATGAGGCACTGCTGATTCTCTGCCTCTCGGCTGAGGATTTTAACGACGAGCGAAAAGGCTACTGGCAGTCGGTCATTGAGCAGACGCCTTGTCCGGTACTGGTGCTGGCCAATACCACCAGCTTCGATCTACCCACCTGGGAGCTTCCCCACGGTGGTGAGATGCTGTGCAAGCCATTTACCCGAGCGCAACTGGCCACCACGCTACGCCACCTCTTGCAGCCACAGGCACAGACAGCACCCAGCGCCAACGTTTCTAAACCGCTACCGGCCCCGCGCTTGACGATTCTGATCGTCGACGATAATGCGCCCAATCGCGAGCTGCTCAAAGCGATGCTGGAGAGCGATACCCTGCAAATCGCACTCGCCGAGAGCGGCCATGAGGCGTTAGAGTTTGCCAAACATGCCACCGCTGACATGGTGCTCATGGACATTCGAATGCCCGGCATGGATGGCATTCAAACGACCCAAGCCTTGCGACGTATCAACAATAGCTGGGCACGCTGCCCCATCATTGCGGTGACGGCCCACGTGTTGAGCGCGGAACGCCAGCAGTGGCTGTCCGAGGGGTTGGACGACGTCATGGTCAAGCCCATCGACGATGTTCAGCTACAGCAGCTGCTCCAGCGCTTTTTAGGGGTGGCAGCCAAGCCTGCGTCGACAGAGCCCACTCGCGCCTTGCAAGCCCCTATCGAACCCTCAAGCTCGCTGCCTGCCGTCGACCTGACGCTGGGTGCCCGACTGGCCGGTGGCAAAGAAACGCTGGCCAAGCAGCAGTTGGTACGGCTCATCGATAGCCTGCCCGAAAGCGAGCGACACATCCGTCGTGCGTTTGCAGCGGAGGATTTGACGACACTACTGGATTGGGTACACGGCTTGAATGGCGCTAGCCGATATTGCGGTGCGCCGGAGCTTGCGCTACTGGTAGAAACACTGGAAACGCGGCTGCGCACCAGCGGACTGCGGCATGTGGAAACGCTGCTGGACGAGCTCTACACCGCCATGGAAAGACTCAGCCAGGAGCGCGCTGCGCTGGTCGAAAAGTGATGACCGACGTCATCGCTCCAGTACGACAAAAGCAACGGCATAATCGGCTTCATCGCTTAAGGTAATGTGGGCGGCGGTGGCGCCGCTTTCGAGAAATCGGCGCTGCGCTTCACCGCTGAGCTTGAGGCTCGGCTTACCCAGTGCATCGTTGAGCACCTGTATCTCGCCCCACTGCATGCCCTGGCGGAGCCCTAGCCCAAGCGCCTTAACGAAAGCCTCCTTGGCCGCAAAGCGTTTTGCCAAATAAGCCGTCGCCTGCCCCTTCGACTGCCATGCACGCTGCTCGTCTGGCCCTAAGATGCGCTGCGCAAAACGAGGACCGTGACGCGTCACGGCCTGACGAAAGCGTTCAACCCGAGCAATGTCCGAGCCAATTCCGACGATCATATCAATGACTGCAGCAGTGGTGACCATCGCCGTGATCATGGTCATGTTCGTGGGCGTCCAGGGCGGCCATCAAGCCCGCTTCCTGACCCGCGATGATCAAACGCTTCATCTCTTGAATGGCTTCCTTCAAACCAACGAAGAGCGCTCGGGCAATGATGGCATGACCGATATTGAGCTCGTTGACGCCGGGCAGTGCGGCAATCGCTTCCGCATTGTGGTAATGCAGACCGTGTCCGGCATTGACCACCAAGCCTAGTGAAACCGCGTACACCGCCGCCGCGCTGAGGCGATCATACTCGGCGTTGGCCTCGGCACTGCCCGGCTTGGCGTCGGCGTAAGCGCCAGTGTGTAGCTCGATGGTGGGCGCACCGGCACGATGGGCAGCATCGATCTGTGATTCGTCGGGGTCGATGAATAGCGACACGTCACACCCCGCCGCCGCTAAGCGCTGGCAGGCGCTAGCGATCTGCTCGAAGCCGCCAACCACATCCAGGCCGCCTTCGGTGGTGAGCTCTTCGCGCTTTTCAGGCACTAAACACACGTGTGCCGGGCGTACCTCTTCTGCCAGCGCCAGCATTTCTTCGGTGACGGCCATTTCCAGGTTCATGCGCGTATTGAGCACCTCGGCCAAAAGCCGCACGTCGCGGGGCTGAATATGGCGACGGTCTTCGCGCAAATGAACGGTAATGCCATCGGCTCCTGCCTCCTCGGCCAGCAGCGCTGCCTGCACCGGGTCGGGATAGCGTGTACCACGCGCCTGACGCAGCGTGGCGATATGATCGATGTTTACGCCGAGTAAAATCCGTGGGGGGTGCATGCAGAGACTCCAATCAATCAACAGCGATAGAACACTATCGCGATCAGTGGTAACGGTGGCTCAAGAGCGATGACGGCGGCGAGCCAAATCCAGCATCAATTCACGGGAACGCAGCGCGGTAGTTCCTAAGTGAGGAGCCAGCGCTGCCCGCATGACCGCTTTCAATGCATTGGCCAGGCCCGCTGGCTGCCAATCACCCTGTTCGATTAAGCGAAGGGTACGTCCTTCGATGCCTTGAGGTGCGGCAACGAACGCGCGAGTGTCGGCTTCGAAACGGTAGCGCTGATGTGGGTCCAGCGCACCTCCCTCTGGGGTGCTAAAGCGCGGCGTGGCCTCGAGCACGTCCAGAAGCGCCCATTCGTACCGCCTGAGCGCCAGACCGCGCTCGGCGGGCACTGGCAGTGCCTCCAGCAGCGCGCTGTAAAAAGCAAACACTTCGGTCGCCGCGAGTTCAAGGGGCAGCAAGCGAGTGGCAATTTCGTTTGCGTACAGGCCACATAGCAGCCCCTCGCCGGCCAGCAACGCGGTGTGCCCACGCGACTCCATCAACGTCAGTCGCTTCAGCTCTCGTTCGCCGCGCCAGGAGACGAACAGCGGGGTAAAGGGTTGCAGCCGCTGACGAGATTTCGAGCCGGGCCGCTGCCCCCCGTGAGCTACCGCACGGATGCGGCCATGGTCGAGTGTCAATAGATCGACTAGCGCGCTGGTTTCACGGTAGGCACGGCGGTGAAGCAAAAACGCAGGCTCGGCGGTCATGGAGCCACTCAATCGAGATCGTAACCCAGGCTCTTCAGCGCCCGTTCGTCATCCGACCAGCCACGCTTCACCTTCACCCAGAGATTCAGCATCACTTTCGTCCCCAGCGCACGCTCCATGTCCAGGCGCGCCTCGCGGCCAATGCTCTTGATTCGGTCGCCGTTCTCGCCAATCAAAATCACCTTCTGCCCCTGACGCTCTACCAGAATCAGCGCGCT includes:
- the cysM gene encoding cysteine synthase CysM, which gives rise to MNYPTLEEVVGNTPLVRLKRISAGKNNTLLAKLEGNNPAGSVKDRPALSMLSEAEARGEISPGDTLIEATSGNTGIALAMAAAIKGYNMTLVMPENASAERKQAMAAYGAKLITASKEGGMEEARDIADAMIARGEGKPLNQFANPDNPLAHYRTTGPEVWRQTGGEVTHFVSSMGTTGTIMGVSRYLKEQNSAIQIVGLQPADGASIPGIRRWPQEYLPAIFEAPRVDITLDISQQEAETHMRRLAREEGILAGVSSGGSLAGALRIAEQTENAVIVFIVCDRGDRYLSTGLFAPEV
- a CDS encoding ATP-binding protein; translation: MSLNTRLLFALLGFPLLVYAVMAVLLVLQNEHTGRSVLEDRLTSAGELLAPSLGAAMADGDLPRLEALARQLLEHRGLRAVTLFDEQGNRLLVLGRSMPPPPRLNAPDVTVIAKEEDTWRLQVPITSQAVGGTSLVTNGWLEAEMDIRALTLERYRLIASLSLGGMLLGLLLFLAAFAISRYASRPIEEANQALYRLSRGDYSLVMSHAKPTEFKQLAKHINRLAEHFQQAQRDMQSQIEQATSELQESMETIEEQNIKLDLAHRSALRANAVKSEFLANMSHEIRTPLNGIVGFCRLLGRSSLDSRQKEWLEHVRRACDNLLMLVNDVLDFSKLEADRLTLEEVDVDIVALVDEIIGLHAPEAQRKQLHLVAMVYDDVPTPLCGDPLRIHQVLNNLLGNAIKFTTEGEVIVRVMLENQEGQHVVLHISVSDTGIGLSEEHQQQLFSAFSQAEPSHSRQFGGTGLGLTICRQLIQRMGGEITVDSELGKGSTFSFTLPLLAHLADERPPELTLDGPIIRLHEPHLPTRNVLEHLLERWGARPVSFIDAGNEALLILCLSAEDFNDERKGYWQSVIEQTPCPVLVLANTTSFDLPTWELPHGGEMLCKPFTRAQLATTLRHLLQPQAQTAPSANVSKPLPAPRLTILIVDDNAPNRELLKAMLESDTLQIALAESGHEALEFAKHATADMVLMDIRMPGMDGIQTTQALRRINNSWARCPIIAVTAHVLSAERQQWLSEGLDDVMVKPIDDVQLQQLLQRFLGVAAKPASTEPTRALQAPIEPSSSLPAVDLTLGARLAGGKETLAKQQLVRLIDSLPESERHIRRAFAAEDLTTLLDWVHGLNGASRYCGAPELALLVETLETRLRTSGLRHVETLLDELYTAMERLSQERAALVEK
- the acpS gene encoding holo-ACP synthase; the protein is MIVGIGSDIARVERFRQAVTRHGPRFAQRILGPDEQRAWQSKGQATAYLAKRFAAKEAFVKALGLGLRQGMQWGEIQVLNDALGKPSLKLSGEAQRRFLESGATAAHITLSDEADYAVAFVVLER
- the pdxJ gene encoding pyridoxine 5'-phosphate synthase — protein: MHPPRILLGVNIDHIATLRQARGTRYPDPVQAALLAEEAGADGITVHLREDRRHIQPRDVRLLAEVLNTRMNLEMAVTEEMLALAEEVRPAHVCLVPEKREELTTEGGLDVVGGFEQIASACQRLAAAGCDVSLFIDPDESQIDAAHRAGAPTIELHTGAYADAKPGSAEANAEYDRLSAAAVYAVSLGLVVNAGHGLHYHNAEAIAALPGVNELNIGHAIIARALFVGLKEAIQEMKRLIIAGQEAGLMAALDAHEHDHDHGDGHHCCSH
- the recO gene encoding DNA repair protein RecO, encoding MTAEPAFLLHRRAYRETSALVDLLTLDHGRIRAVAHGGQRPGSKSRQRLQPFTPLFVSWRGERELKRLTLMESRGHTALLAGEGLLCGLYANEIATRLLPLELAATEVFAFYSALLEALPVPAERGLALRRYEWALLDVLEATPRFSTPEGGALDPHQRYRFEADTRAFVAAPQGIEGRTLRLIEQGDWQPAGLANALKAVMRAALAPHLGTTALRSRELMLDLARRRHRS